A part of Procambarus clarkii isolate CNS0578487 chromosome 21, FALCON_Pclarkii_2.0, whole genome shotgun sequence genomic DNA contains:
- the LOC138367112 gene encoding hepatitis A virus cellular receptor 1-like, translated as MWLLPPLTLTTVVAATLTITTVVTATHTLTTVIIATLTLTTVVTTNLKLTPVVTTTLTLTRVVTAILTLTIMVSATLTPTTVVNATFILTTVVTVTLKLTKEVTAILKLTTVVTATLTLTTVVTATIPLTTVVTATLTPDHSGYCYSHT; from the coding sequence atgtggttactgccacctctcACACTAACTACCGTGGTTGCTGCAACCCTCAcaataaccactgtggttactgccacccacaCGCTAACCACAGTAATTAttgccaccctcacactaaccacagtggtAACTACCAACCTCAAACTGACTCCAGTGGTTACTACCACGCTCACACTGACCAGAGTGGTTACTGCCATTCTCACACTGACCATAATGGTTTctgccaccctcacaccaaccactGTGGTTAATGCCACTTTCATTTTAACAacagtggttactgtcacccTCAAACTAACCAAAGAGGTTACTGCCATCCTCAAACTAACCACAgtggtaactgccaccctcacgctgaccacagtggttactgccaccatcccactgaccacagtggttactgctacTCTCAcacctgaccacagtggttactgctacTCTCAcacctga